One segment of Salvia splendens isolate huo1 chromosome 20, SspV2, whole genome shotgun sequence DNA contains the following:
- the LOC121782021 gene encoding selenoprotein K-like, with amino-acid sequence MAYVERGVIKDKRSIWRLKTITDFFWAILNMIGVFFATMFSMEKSEAYRKGSGASKKWDGGGPGGPGSGPYGGGPRGPPRGLDNVRGIDHSAAPACGSCCGG; translated from the exons GTGTTATCAAAGATAAGAGATCAATATGGCGACtgaaaacaatcacagactTCTTCTGGGCCATACTCAACATGATTGGGGTCTTTTTTGCCACGATGTTTTCG ATGGAGAAGTCTGAAGCCTATCGGAAAGGGTCCGGTGCCAGCAAGAAATGGGACGGTGGTGGTCCAGGAGGTCCGGGAAGTGGCCCATACGGTGGTGGTCCACGTGGGCCACCTCGTGGATTAGATAACGTTAGAGGAATAGATCACA GTGCTGCTCCTGCCTGTGGCTCCTGCTGTGGAGGTTAA